In Paraburkholderia sp. PGU19, a single window of DNA contains:
- a CDS encoding GntR family transcriptional regulator: MLAVERAVLRGHEWAYASAPIAEQIAVRLAGVITLDLVKAGQRLLEKDISEVLHVSRAPVREAMRILERDRLVEFQARRGAIVTAPDEDELRDIFRVRSVLYITMLEQVARECPVELEALFDTHMPRLVKAAEESADAYAVESFLLNFATVSLCNNRLLVDVLHSISLRTLRYVRLGFVAAPQAIRASLKDWRALQKAASKRDSELLLSLAASRLDEAKDVAIRALAANATDVRRARSPKAAQSKVAAASVE, from the coding sequence ATGCTGGCGGTCGAGCGGGCGGTCCTGCGTGGACACGAATGGGCGTACGCGTCGGCGCCGATTGCCGAGCAGATCGCCGTCCGGTTAGCTGGCGTTATCACGCTCGACCTGGTGAAAGCGGGGCAGCGTCTGCTGGAGAAGGATATCAGCGAGGTATTGCACGTCAGCCGTGCTCCAGTGCGTGAGGCGATGCGTATTCTGGAGCGCGATCGCCTCGTCGAGTTTCAGGCCCGGCGTGGAGCAATCGTAACTGCGCCTGACGAAGACGAACTTCGAGACATATTTCGTGTGCGCAGCGTGCTTTACATCACGATGCTGGAGCAGGTGGCGCGCGAGTGCCCTGTCGAACTCGAAGCGTTGTTCGACACGCATATGCCCAGGCTGGTTAAAGCGGCTGAGGAATCGGCGGACGCATACGCTGTGGAAAGTTTCCTTCTGAATTTCGCGACGGTCAGTTTGTGCAACAACCGGCTTCTTGTCGATGTCCTGCACTCTATTTCATTGCGAACGCTGCGCTATGTGCGGCTAGGATTCGTGGCCGCACCGCAAGCGATTCGCGCGTCGTTAAAAGACTGGCGCGCGCTGCAGAAGGCCGCAAGCAAGCGGGACAGCGAACTGCTGCTTTCTCTCGCAGCCTCGCGATTGGACGAGGCGAAGGATGTGGCCATTCGCGCACTCGCTGCAAACGCGACCGACGTCCGCCGCGCGCGTTCTCCAAAGGCGGCTCAATCCAAAGTAGCGGCCGCCTCCGTGGAATGA
- a CDS encoding TauD/TfdA family dioxygenase: MKVERLTACIGAEVSGVSLGDASRDASLFEDIKGLLLKHRVLFFRDQDISRAEHVAFARRFGKLEDHPVAGSDPEHPGLVQIYRSDAKNPYENNYHSDGLWRPNPSMGAVLRCVESPEVGGDTIWVNMVEAYRQLPDDIKKRIAGLRAKSSIEHSFGAAMDPEERRKLAVQNPEVEHPVVRTHPETGEKILYVGSFTTHFVNYHTVENVRYGLDKTPGASLLLSYLQSQASIPEYQVRFRWKPNSVAVWDNRSTQHYAVMDYWPAPRKMERAGIEGDIPY; the protein is encoded by the coding sequence ATCAAAGTGGAGAGGCTGACCGCGTGCATTGGTGCCGAAGTGTCTGGCGTGAGCTTGGGAGACGCATCTCGAGATGCGTCTCTGTTCGAAGACATCAAGGGCCTGCTGCTCAAACACAGGGTTCTCTTCTTCCGGGACCAGGATATTTCTCGCGCCGAACATGTCGCCTTTGCACGCCGTTTCGGCAAACTCGAAGACCACCCAGTGGCTGGAAGCGATCCCGAGCACCCGGGCCTTGTGCAGATCTATCGATCGGACGCAAAGAATCCGTACGAGAACAACTATCACTCGGACGGGCTTTGGCGGCCGAACCCGTCCATGGGTGCCGTGCTTCGCTGCGTCGAGTCACCAGAGGTTGGGGGCGATACGATCTGGGTCAACATGGTCGAGGCCTATAGGCAATTGCCTGACGACATCAAAAAACGCATCGCGGGCCTGCGGGCAAAGAGCAGTATTGAACACTCCTTCGGCGCTGCAATGGATCCGGAGGAACGAAGAAAGCTTGCGGTGCAAAATCCGGAGGTGGAACATCCCGTCGTGCGCACGCACCCGGAGACTGGCGAGAAGATTCTCTACGTCGGAAGCTTCACCACGCATTTCGTCAACTACCACACGGTTGAGAATGTCCGTTACGGTCTGGACAAGACGCCCGGCGCAAGTCTTTTGTTGAGCTATCTGCAAAGCCAGGCATCGATCCCCGAGTACCAGGTACGTTTCCGATGGAAGCCGAATAGTGTTGCTGTCTGGGACAACCGATCGACGCAGCACTATGCGGTAATGGATTACTGGCCGGCGCCGCGTAAGATGGAGCGAGCCGGAATCGAAGGTGACATACCTTACTAA